In Nicotiana tabacum cultivar K326 chromosome 2, ASM71507v2, whole genome shotgun sequence, the following proteins share a genomic window:
- the LOC107795876 gene encoding quillaic acid 3-O-glycosyltransferase CSL1-like isoform X2 has product MELNKCTVQQPTTTIYRLHMFFHSLIMLALVYYRLSHLFYFETVLSLHALAWMLITLGEASFIVKWFFGQGTRWHPVVRDVFPEHITCKDSQWPAIDVMVFTANPKKEPIADVMNTVVSAMALDYPTDKLAVYLADDGGCSLTLYAIEEACSFAKLWLPFCRKYGIKTRCPKAFFSPLGEDDRVLKNDDFAAEQKEIKLKYEEFQQNVNSAGESGRIKGEVEPDRAPLVKVINDSKMEKEKSADALTKMPLLVYVSRERRPHLRHHFKGGSANALLRVSGIISNAPYLLVLDCDFFCHDPTSARKAMCFHLDPNLSPSLAYVQFPQVFYNVSKSDIYDVKIRQAYKTIWHGMDGIQGPVLSGTGYFLKRKALYTSPDEFLRSPEKHFGLSRKFIASLEENNGYTKQEEVISEATIEEARTLATCAYEDGTQWGEEIGYSYNCHLESTFTGYLLHCKGWTSTYLYPERPSFLGCAPVDMQGFSSQLIKWVAALTQAGLSHLNPLTYGMKSRMRTVQCLCYAYLMYFSLYSWGMVLHASVPSTGLLLGIQVYPEVYDPWFAVYVIAFISTILENMSESIPEGGSVKTWWMEYRALMMMGVSAIWLGGCKAIIEKIIGTQGEKLYLSDKAIDEKKLKKYEKGKFDFQGIGILAVPLITFSVLNLVGFLVGVNQVIITMKFGDVLGQLLVSSFFVFVVVTVVIDVVSFLKVS; this is encoded by the exons ATGGAACTGAACAAATGTACTGTACAGCAACCCACCACCACCATATACCGACTCCACATGTTTTTCCATTCTCTAATTATGCTGGCATTAGTATACTATCGTCTTTCTCATTTATTTTACTTTGAAACTGTCCTCAGTTTACATGCACTTGCATGGATGCTTATTACCTTAGGTGAAGCTAGTTTCATTGTCAAGTGGTTCTTCGGACAAGGGACGCGTTGGCATCCGGTTGTGCGTGATGTGTTCCCTGAACACATCACTTGCAAAGATTCTCAGTGGCCAGCGATTGACGTGATGGTCTTCACTGCCAACCCGAAGAAAGAGCCAATTGCGGATGTCATGAACACTGTGGTATCCGCAATGGCTCTGGATTATCCGACGGACAAATTGGCGGTGTATCTCGCAGATGATGGCGGATGCTCCTTAACTTTGTACGCTATAGAGGAAGCTTGTTCTTTCGCCAAGTTGTGGCTCCCTTTCTGTAGGAAATATGGGATCAAAACGAGGTGCCCTAAAGCATTTTTTTCGCCATTAGGGGAAGATGATCGTGTTCTTAAGAATGATGACTTTGCAGCTGAACAGAAAGAAATTAAA TTAAAATATGAGGAATTTCAGCAAAATGTGAACAGTGCTGGTGAATCCGGTAGAATCAAAGGGGAGGTAGAGCCTGATAGAGCCCCTTTAGTCAAG GTAATAAATGACAGCAAAATGGAAAAAGAGAAGAGTGCCGACGCTTTAACCAAGATGCCTTTGCTTGTATACGTATCCCGTGAAAGAAGACCCCATCTTCGTCATCACTTCAAGGGTGGATCTGCAAATGCCCTT CTTCGAGTTTCAGGGATAATCAGTAATGCCCCATATTTACTAGTTTTAGATTGTGATTTTTTCTGTCATGATCCAACATCAGCTCGGAAAGCAATGTGTTTCCATCTTGATCCAAATCTATCACCTTCCTTAGCTTATGTCCAGTTCCCTCAAGTGTTCTACAATGTTAGCAAGTCAGATATTTATGATGTCAAAATTAGACAGGCTtacaag ACAATATGGCACGGAATGGATGGTATTCAAGGTCCAGTATTGTCAGGGACTGGTTATTTTTTGAAGAGGAAAGCATTATACACAAGTCCAG ATGAATTTCTTCGTTCGCCGGAGAAGCATTTCGGATTGAGTAGAAAGTTTATAGCTTCATTAGAGGAGAATAATGGTTATACTAAACAAGAAGAAGTCATTTCAGAAGCAACCATAGAGGAGGCTAGGACACTGGCTACTTGCGCATATGAGGATGGCACACAATGGGGTGAAGAG ATCGGCTATTCTTACAATTGTCATTTGGAGAGCACTTTCACTGGTTATCTTTTGCACTGCAAAGGTTGGACTTCGACATATTTGTACCCAGAAAGACCATCTTTCTTGGGCTGTGCCCCAGTTGATATGCAAGGTTTCTCCTCACAACTTATAAAATGGGTTGCTGCACTCACACAAGCTGGTTTATCACATCTCAATCCTCTCACTTACGGCATGAAAAGCAGAATGAGAACTGTTCAATGTTTGTGCTATGCCTATTTAATGTATTTCTCTCTATATTCTTGGGGTATGGTTTTGCATGCCAGTGTCCCTTCTACAGGCCTTTTGCTTGGCATTCAAGTTTACCCCGAG GTCTATGATCCTTGGTTTGCAGTATACGTAATCGCgttcatatcaactattttggaAAATATGTCGGAGTCAATCCCAGAAGGCGGATCAGTAAAAACATGGTGGATGGAATACAGGGCATTAATGATGATGGGAGTTAGTGCAATATGGTTAGGAGGATGCAAAGCTATAATTGAAAAGATTATTGGAACTCAAGGAGAGAAATTATATTTGTCAGACAAAGCAATTGATGAGAAAAAACTAAAGAAATATGAGAAGGGAAAATTTGATTTCCAAGGTATAGGGATTCTGGCCGTGCCATTGATAACATTTTCGGTGTTGAATCTCGTTGGCTTCTTAGTTGGAGTTAATCAAGTGATTATTACTATGAAGTTCGGAGATGTTCTGGGCCAACTCCTCGTATCATCTTTCTTTGTCTTTGTGGTTGTCACTGTTGTCATAGATGTTGTGTCTTTCTTAAAGGTTTCTTAG
- the LOC107795876 gene encoding quillaic acid 3-O-glycosyltransferase CSL1-like isoform X1 encodes MELNKCTVQQPTTTIYRLHMFFHSLIMLALVYYRLSHLFYFETVLSLHALAWMLITLGEASFIVKWFFGQGTRWHPVVRDVFPEHITCKDSQWPAIDVMVFTANPKKEPIADVMNTVVSAMALDYPTDKLAVYLADDGGCSLTLYAIEEACSFAKLWLPFCRKYGIKTRCPKAFFSPLGEDDRVLKNDDFAAEQKEIKLKYEEFQQNVNSAGESGRIKGEVEPDRAPLVKVINDSKMEKEKSADALTKMPLLVYVSRERRPHLRHHFKGGSANALLRVSGIISNAPYLLVLDCDFFCHDPTSARKAMCFHLDPNLSPSLAYVQFPQVFYNVSKSDIYDVKIRQAYKTIWHGMDGIQGPVLSGTGYFLKRKALYTSPGLKDEFLRSPEKHFGLSRKFIASLEENNGYTKQEEVISEATIEEARTLATCAYEDGTQWGEEIGYSYNCHLESTFTGYLLHCKGWTSTYLYPERPSFLGCAPVDMQGFSSQLIKWVAALTQAGLSHLNPLTYGMKSRMRTVQCLCYAYLMYFSLYSWGMVLHASVPSTGLLLGIQVYPEVYDPWFAVYVIAFISTILENMSESIPEGGSVKTWWMEYRALMMMGVSAIWLGGCKAIIEKIIGTQGEKLYLSDKAIDEKKLKKYEKGKFDFQGIGILAVPLITFSVLNLVGFLVGVNQVIITMKFGDVLGQLLVSSFFVFVVVTVVIDVVSFLKVS; translated from the exons ATGGAACTGAACAAATGTACTGTACAGCAACCCACCACCACCATATACCGACTCCACATGTTTTTCCATTCTCTAATTATGCTGGCATTAGTATACTATCGTCTTTCTCATTTATTTTACTTTGAAACTGTCCTCAGTTTACATGCACTTGCATGGATGCTTATTACCTTAGGTGAAGCTAGTTTCATTGTCAAGTGGTTCTTCGGACAAGGGACGCGTTGGCATCCGGTTGTGCGTGATGTGTTCCCTGAACACATCACTTGCAAAGATTCTCAGTGGCCAGCGATTGACGTGATGGTCTTCACTGCCAACCCGAAGAAAGAGCCAATTGCGGATGTCATGAACACTGTGGTATCCGCAATGGCTCTGGATTATCCGACGGACAAATTGGCGGTGTATCTCGCAGATGATGGCGGATGCTCCTTAACTTTGTACGCTATAGAGGAAGCTTGTTCTTTCGCCAAGTTGTGGCTCCCTTTCTGTAGGAAATATGGGATCAAAACGAGGTGCCCTAAAGCATTTTTTTCGCCATTAGGGGAAGATGATCGTGTTCTTAAGAATGATGACTTTGCAGCTGAACAGAAAGAAATTAAA TTAAAATATGAGGAATTTCAGCAAAATGTGAACAGTGCTGGTGAATCCGGTAGAATCAAAGGGGAGGTAGAGCCTGATAGAGCCCCTTTAGTCAAG GTAATAAATGACAGCAAAATGGAAAAAGAGAAGAGTGCCGACGCTTTAACCAAGATGCCTTTGCTTGTATACGTATCCCGTGAAAGAAGACCCCATCTTCGTCATCACTTCAAGGGTGGATCTGCAAATGCCCTT CTTCGAGTTTCAGGGATAATCAGTAATGCCCCATATTTACTAGTTTTAGATTGTGATTTTTTCTGTCATGATCCAACATCAGCTCGGAAAGCAATGTGTTTCCATCTTGATCCAAATCTATCACCTTCCTTAGCTTATGTCCAGTTCCCTCAAGTGTTCTACAATGTTAGCAAGTCAGATATTTATGATGTCAAAATTAGACAGGCTtacaag ACAATATGGCACGGAATGGATGGTATTCAAGGTCCAGTATTGTCAGGGACTGGTTATTTTTTGAAGAGGAAAGCATTATACACAAGTCCAGGTCTAAAGG ATGAATTTCTTCGTTCGCCGGAGAAGCATTTCGGATTGAGTAGAAAGTTTATAGCTTCATTAGAGGAGAATAATGGTTATACTAAACAAGAAGAAGTCATTTCAGAAGCAACCATAGAGGAGGCTAGGACACTGGCTACTTGCGCATATGAGGATGGCACACAATGGGGTGAAGAG ATCGGCTATTCTTACAATTGTCATTTGGAGAGCACTTTCACTGGTTATCTTTTGCACTGCAAAGGTTGGACTTCGACATATTTGTACCCAGAAAGACCATCTTTCTTGGGCTGTGCCCCAGTTGATATGCAAGGTTTCTCCTCACAACTTATAAAATGGGTTGCTGCACTCACACAAGCTGGTTTATCACATCTCAATCCTCTCACTTACGGCATGAAAAGCAGAATGAGAACTGTTCAATGTTTGTGCTATGCCTATTTAATGTATTTCTCTCTATATTCTTGGGGTATGGTTTTGCATGCCAGTGTCCCTTCTACAGGCCTTTTGCTTGGCATTCAAGTTTACCCCGAG GTCTATGATCCTTGGTTTGCAGTATACGTAATCGCgttcatatcaactattttggaAAATATGTCGGAGTCAATCCCAGAAGGCGGATCAGTAAAAACATGGTGGATGGAATACAGGGCATTAATGATGATGGGAGTTAGTGCAATATGGTTAGGAGGATGCAAAGCTATAATTGAAAAGATTATTGGAACTCAAGGAGAGAAATTATATTTGTCAGACAAAGCAATTGATGAGAAAAAACTAAAGAAATATGAGAAGGGAAAATTTGATTTCCAAGGTATAGGGATTCTGGCCGTGCCATTGATAACATTTTCGGTGTTGAATCTCGTTGGCTTCTTAGTTGGAGTTAATCAAGTGATTATTACTATGAAGTTCGGAGATGTTCTGGGCCAACTCCTCGTATCATCTTTCTTTGTCTTTGTGGTTGTCACTGTTGTCATAGATGTTGTGTCTTTCTTAAAGGTTTCTTAG